GCCCATACAAAAGAGTCCCACAAATAAATACCAACACAGTCCTATTGAAGTCTAACAACACAATCTCATTTAAGTCAAAAATTACCAACAGTCCACAAATTATATACCAAAAAAGTCAGAAAAGTTActaaatatataacaaattacCAACAAAGATAATATCCACAGTCCACAAATTTAGTTGCTACCCAGCCACATATTTATCCAGCCcacatgtggctgggcagctactaaattctcaaaaaacattatttctataaatattaGAAGTTAGATATCTACATAATAAGGTGTAGAAGGAGAGTTAGATCTATCTCCGGAATGGAACTTCGAATCCTCAAAAATTGCTAGTTGAATATTACGAAAATATTCAACTTGCATGGCATTCATGCCACGTAGATCTAACATCATCATCTTGcattcaaatttcttcttctctagttcaaacttcttcttctttagttcaaatattttctcacttCTTTGGTCTGCCTTCAACGCAGCATGTCTCCGCTCTTCCATGGTCGTGGCTCTATCCTCGGTCATTTTAGCTAACGAAATGCTGATCTTAGACTCTTTGTCTTCCATCGACTTCCgcttcctctccttttctttttcagtttttttgcCTAGAGGTCTCTCCGTAAAAACCTCCATGTTCTCCTCCATCGTGTCAATAGCAGCTTCACCTTGTGGCCTTCTCCTCGTCCCAagggtggagatgtgttgttgccattttggttggtgtctaAGAAGACACCAACAATGCTCCATTGTGAAGTTACTCTTCTCCATCTCTTTATACAAAAGTTTCGCCTTCTCAATCTACAAATACATAGGAATATTGTTAGTTCATAAATCAGTCCTAcatgtttgtgaaaattaaagaaaaatgttacataccttgtct
This window of the Juglans regia cultivar Chandler unplaced genomic scaffold, Walnut 2.0 Scaffold_6832, whole genome shotgun sequence genome carries:
- the LOC109021105 gene encoding glutathione S-transferase T2-like, translating into MNRWSSIQKCTNKFCAFLAQVESLHPSGATEQDKIEKAKLLYKEMEKSNFTMEHCWCLLRHQPKWQQHISTLGTRRRPQGEAAIDTMEENMEVFTERPLGKKTEKEKERKRKSMEDKESKISISLAKMTEDRATTMEERRHAALKADQR